One region of uncultured Methanolobus sp. genomic DNA includes:
- a CDS encoding S-layer protein domain-containing protein, whose product MILCSALALAVTVSADFSSNVTSGDNPLSVQFTANSPNATEWYWDFDNDGINDSTVQNPIFTYTSDGTYTVVLTAVNGTDSDIETKTDYITVTTASSYTTPNADFTSNVTSGDNPLTVQFNDSSSYATEWYWDFDNDGINDSTVQNPVFTYTSDGTYTVVLTAVNGTESDIETKNSYITVTTASSYTTPNADFTSNVTSGDNPLTVQFNDSSSYATEWYWDFDNDGTNDSTVQNPVFTYTSDGTYTVVLTAVNGTESDIETKTDYITVTTASSSNPPDASFDTNVTDNEGSVPLIVQFNDTSTNNPTSWSWDFNDDGTEDSDEENPVHTFDSVGTYNVTLTVENGDGSDTATTPIKVYPKTYFTGDRIWDVNADQSEDKYIWDAKSFSGFFYDLESGLSSENMTIKNIDRSLSDGDIVYQTRPVETDFELSAWGSYQVIGFMAEKYFAGYTDETDIDNVDEVSMLSSGQLSKILIDDDEEYSIFAGSSLELEEGYELNIVEVDVDGDSVYVTLTKDGDDVDSGVVESGDDYVYKDDLGDADDVAIVIIHIDRVFSGRESNAVFIEGIFQISDDYVDLDDGETYDEMEITSLSDDMIEMKNDGTISLSKGKEINLMGNINLIVADNNDLRFAPYVDMSDPGTYELRGTVAEGSELLTWNPLNFEGFYYDIDEGIQTETLKLNAISGRTIDDGDLVYTSTADSVDFERSGWGQFQVIGFMAKKYFAGYSGDTDIDDVNNISLISNGMLAEVLIDDDDEASITSGRSLELEEGYALNIVEVDIDGDSVYIELTKDGDEVDTGVIEADSDYVYKIDDYGDADDVPLIIIHFNNVFSGRESNAVFVEGIFQISDDYIELENGESYDEMEITSYSDNSIVMKNEDSISLNKDKDITLMGEVGIRVADSSTLRYYPYVEKTSSSSYTLDIGLSESTVTTEDDVTITVTARGATIAGATIKLDDTTLGTTDDDGTYEYSPSKAGEYELKAVKSGYITGSKDFTVIDEDDASLTMNIEVSPDEVYKGSSMTIYVLNAIGGDAISGASVVFDGNSIGTTDSEGSVTYTPAEAGTHKIEATKDGMNDAELDFKVNELAAEFDFSNLQISPDEIKQGQKATITADVTNIGTAEGSYNVELKVEDEVVGSQNITLSVGNSTTVEFSHEKKEPGTYKVELGGLTTTYEVFEKSGTIWYVLGAIGLVAIGGVAYLFTAGGWTVEIAQAKAAEAIEAVKELIGK is encoded by the coding sequence GCTAACTCTCCCAATGCTACTGAATGGTACTGGGATTTTGATAACGATGGAATTAATGATTCTACTGTTCAGAATCCTATTTTCACTTACACTTCCGATGGTACTTATACTGTTGTACTTACGGCTGTGAATGGAACTGATAGTGATATAGAAACCAAAACAGACTACATCACTGTTACTACTGCTTCTAGTTACACAACACCGAATGCTGATTTCACTTCAAATGTTACTTCTGGTGATAATCCATTGACCGTTCAATTTAATGATAGTTCCAGTTATGCCACTGAATGGTACTGGGATTTTGATAACGACGGAATTAATGATTCTACTGTTCAGAATCCTGTTTTCACTTACACTTCCGATGGAACTTACACTGTTGTACTTACGGCCGTGAACGGAACTGAAAGCGATATAGAAACTAAGAATAGTTACATTACTGTTACTACTGCTTCTAGTTACACAACACCGAATGCTGATTTTACTTCAAATGTTACTTCTGGTGACAATCCATTGACCGTTCAATTTAATGATAGTTCCAGTTATGCCACAGAATGGTACTGGGATTTTGATAACGACGGAACTAATGATTCTACTGTTCAGAATCCTGTTTTCACTTACACTTCCGATGGTACTTACACTGTTGTACTTACGGCTGTGAATGGAACTGAAAGTGATATAGAAACTAAAACAGACTACATCACCGTTACTACTGCCTCTTCATCCAATCCACCAGATGCGTCATTTGATACAAATGTAACAGATAACGAAGGGTCTGTTCCACTAATTGTTCAGTTTAATGACACTTCAACAAATAATCCTACATCATGGTCTTGGGACTTTAATGATGATGGAACCGAAGATTCAGATGAAGAAAATCCTGTGCACACATTCGATTCAGTGGGTACATATAATGTGACCCTGACTGTTGAAAATGGTGATGGTTCAGATACAGCAACCACACCCATTAAAGTTTATCCAAAAACCTATTTCACCGGTGACAGGATCTGGGACGTGAATGCCGATCAGTCAGAGGATAAATACATCTGGGATGCAAAGTCATTCTCAGGATTCTTCTATGACCTCGAATCAGGTTTAAGTTCCGAGAACATGACAATTAAAAATATTGACCGCTCACTCAGTGATGGTGATATTGTTTACCAGACACGTCCTGTAGAAACTGATTTCGAATTATCAGCTTGGGGATCATATCAGGTCATTGGATTTATGGCAGAGAAATACTTTGCAGGCTATACGGATGAAACTGATATTGATAACGTTGATGAAGTAAGCATGCTCTCTTCCGGTCAACTATCAAAGATTCTCATTGATGATGATGAAGAATATTCAATATTCGCTGGTTCCTCACTTGAACTCGAAGAAGGATATGAACTCAATATTGTTGAAGTAGATGTAGACGGAGACAGTGTATACGTAACTCTCACAAAAGATGGTGATGATGTAGATTCTGGAGTAGTCGAAAGTGGGGACGATTATGTCTACAAAGACGATCTTGGAGATGCAGATGATGTTGCTATAGTCATTATACATATAGACAGAGTATTTTCGGGTAGGGAATCTAACGCTGTTTTCATAGAAGGTATTTTCCAGATTTCAGATGACTATGTAGATCTTGATGATGGAGAAACTTATGATGAAATGGAAATTACCTCTCTCAGCGATGATATGATTGAAATGAAGAATGATGGTACAATTTCTCTTTCTAAAGGGAAGGAAATCAATCTGATGGGTAATATCAATCTGATAGTTGCTGACAATAATGATCTCAGATTTGCTCCGTATGTAGACATGTCAGACCCTGGAACATATGAGCTTCGTGGAACTGTTGCAGAAGGCAGTGAACTGCTTACATGGAATCCATTAAATTTTGAAGGCTTTTATTATGATATCGATGAAGGTATACAAACAGAAACACTTAAGTTGAATGCTATTTCCGGAAGGACCATCGATGATGGTGATCTCGTATATACCAGTACTGCCGATTCGGTTGACTTTGAACGTTCCGGTTGGGGACAATTCCAGGTAATTGGATTCATGGCTAAAAAATACTTTGCAGGCTATTCAGGAGACACTGATATTGATGATGTTAATAATATCAGTCTGATCTCAAACGGTATGCTTGCTGAGGTTTTGATCGACGACGATGATGAAGCTTCAATAACCTCCGGTCGTTCACTTGAACTTGAAGAAGGCTATGCTCTCAATATTGTTGAGGTAGACATCGATGGAGATAGTGTTTATATTGAACTGACAAAAGATGGTGATGAAGTTGATACTGGTGTAATCGAGGCAGATTCCGATTATGTGTATAAAATCGACGATTATGGTGATGCTGATGACGTGCCTCTGATTATAATTCACTTCAACAACGTCTTCTCAGGAAGAGAGTCAAATGCTGTTTTCGTAGAGGGTATATTCCAGATATCTGATGACTATATCGAACTGGAAAACGGTGAAAGTTATGATGAGATGGAAATTACCAGTTACAGTGACAATTCAATAGTAATGAAGAACGAGGATTCTATTTCCCTTAACAAAGATAAGGACATCACACTGATGGGTGAAGTAGGTATAAGGGTTGCAGATTCAAGTACACTCCGATACTATCCTTATGTTGAGAAAACAAGTTCATCCTCATATACTTTAGATATTGGTCTCAGTGAATCTACGGTTACAACAGAAGATGATGTTACAATAACTGTGACTGCCCGTGGCGCAACAATTGCCGGTGCTACTATTAAGCTTGATGATACAACTCTTGGAACTACTGATGATGATGGTACCTATGAGTACTCTCCTTCTAAAGCAGGAGAATATGAGCTGAAGGCTGTTAAGTCAGGCTACATAACAGGCTCAAAAGATTTTACAGTAATAGATGAGGATGATGCATCACTCACAATGAACATCGAAGTTTCTCCTGATGAGGTCTACAAAGGTTCATCAATGACAATTTATGTCCTGAATGCAATAGGAGGGGATGCTATATCAGGTGCATCCGTGGTCTTTGATGGTAATTCAATAGGTACCACCGACAGTGAAGGAAGTGTCACTTACACTCCAGCTGAAGCAGGAACTCATAAGATTGAAGCTACTAAAGACGGGATGAACGACGCAGAGCTTGATTTCAAAGTAAATGAGCTGGCTGCAGAATTCGATTTCAGCAACCTGCAAATAAGTCCTGATGAGATTAAGCAGGGGCAGAAAGCAACCATTACTGCTGATGTAACCAATATCGGTACTGCAGAAGGTTCCTACAATGTTGAGCTTAAGGTGGAAGATGAGGTTGTAGGTTCCCAGAACATAACGCTCTCAGTTGGTAATTCTACAACAGTTGAATTTAGCCACGAGAAAAAAGAGCCAGGTACCTATAAGGTAGAGCTGGGAGGCCTCACAACAACCTATGAGGTCTTTGAGAAGTCAGGAACTATATGGTATGTCCTCGGAGCAATTGGTCTTGTAGCAATTGGTGGAGTTGCATATCTGTTCACAGCAGGTGGCTGGACAGTGGAAATTGCACAGGCAAAGGCTGCAGAAGCAATAGAAGCAGTTAAAGAGTTGATCGGGAAATAA
- a CDS encoding ABC transporter permease, whose protein sequence is MVKKHIHILKGKSVEIISIFSAIVFWQIIAVYVVGNKFYLPSFTDVAGALVEIVSRDSSLAIMGLNLQLPMLVVDFLYSMMHFSIGLIAALVIGIPIGMVMGWFRTIDRIVDPIIEIIRPIPPLAWIPFAIIWIGLNPFAAGFLIFIGAVFPIMINTFTGFKSVSRVYVEAAKVLGCNTNSELMRYVALPSALPSIAAGIRIAMGVGWMCLVAAEMFGVSRNGLGYQMWHFYDLHRMEFVLVYMLILGFLGLFIDRLLRYYIDGKLLKWRKGVVI, encoded by the coding sequence ATGGTAAAAAAACACATCCATATACTAAAAGGGAAGAGTGTAGAGATTATATCTATATTCTCTGCAATAGTTTTCTGGCAGATAATAGCAGTTTATGTTGTAGGTAATAAGTTCTATCTTCCAAGTTTTACGGATGTGGCTGGTGCATTGGTTGAGATTGTATCCAGGGATTCAAGTCTGGCTATAATGGGTCTGAACTTACAGCTTCCAATGCTGGTTGTTGATTTCCTGTACAGTATGATGCATTTTAGTATCGGTCTTATTGCAGCTCTTGTTATAGGGATTCCAATTGGTATGGTCATGGGTTGGTTCCGTACGATTGATCGTATTGTTGATCCTATTATAGAGATAATACGTCCAATTCCACCTCTTGCATGGATCCCGTTTGCGATTATATGGATAGGTTTAAACCCATTTGCAGCAGGTTTCCTGATATTCATCGGTGCGGTTTTCCCTATCATGATCAATACTTTTACAGGGTTTAAAAGCGTATCAAGGGTGTATGTGGAAGCAGCGAAAGTACTGGGTTGCAACACTAATAGTGAACTCATGCGTTACGTGGCTCTCCCTTCGGCTCTTCCTTCCATTGCTGCGGGGATCAGGATAGCAATGGGTGTGGGATGGATGTGTCTTGTTGCTGCTGAAATGTTCGGAGTCAGCAGAAATGGTCTTGGTTATCAGATGTGGCATTTTTACGACCTCCACAGAATGGAATTTGTGCTTGTGTATATGCTTATTCTTGGTTTCCTCGGGCTTTTCATTGACCGCCTGCTGAGGTACTATATAGATGGTAAGCTCCTTAAATGGCGTAAAGGTGTGGTGATCTGA
- a CDS encoding PAS domain-containing sensor histidine kinase: MAINKERLDSGNDNNGHSADTEASMPLQVNELSFSAIGKSQTSYDLLDYPILIVDENDSIIMANKKAQEYLGLESLTPNEKFTERCVPEEEKEYATYFLSSFFRKYAEDEELSYSTELLLKGPGGTTSTFMINVSILEDADSPKTAVLLSCMDIQVRNDFENEMLKDIEKLFKHLDLIPYALVFSDYVGNITFWNRNATKLFGYRKDEIIGRNITEIMPKRYRKAHEGWDELISIGKSPVVGRIIEVTGLRKDNTEFPIELAITTTRHKGDIFHGAIINDISQRKMKEKLTSIAKNKYRMMFEKSPLGIFHFDEKGMITQCNEILVKILGVPEGQVISSVIGFNIIESFSDDNDIKKAIKQVLAGIPARYEDEFHSPFSDKIIPIKAEFSPVISDEGKFMGGVCVVEDFTERKAAEKALNQYAEDLAKANEELTSLDRMKDEFISNLRHELKTPLIPIKGYSELMYEGALGELTQKQKDAVEKMMLSSERLKRLIDSLLYVSITEGGNVEYTFVPLRICEVIDSALHDRSPEITSKGHTIEKTIPCDAPLVNGDLDYLEEVFVNIIDNSVKFMRDGGKIKISGTLQDDKKIRIEIADEGIGISKEDLPKIFNRFYQVDGSSTRKYGGNGLGLYICKKIIEAHNGDIWADSEEGSGTTIHVVLPVK, encoded by the coding sequence ATGGCCATAAACAAAGAAAGACTTGATTCTGGGAATGACAACAATGGTCATTCAGCCGACACAGAGGCATCTATGCCATTACAGGTGAACGAATTATCTTTCTCTGCCATAGGTAAATCACAAACATCTTATGACCTTCTGGATTATCCCATTCTCATAGTTGATGAAAACGACAGTATCATTATGGCCAACAAAAAAGCACAGGAATACCTGGGTCTTGAAAGTCTCACCCCTAATGAAAAATTCACCGAACGATGTGTACCTGAAGAAGAAAAAGAATATGCCACATATTTCTTATCTTCGTTCTTCCGGAAATATGCAGAAGATGAGGAACTGTCATACTCTACAGAACTTCTGCTCAAAGGCCCAGGTGGGACAACATCAACCTTCATGATTAATGTAAGCATTCTGGAAGATGCGGATTCTCCTAAAACAGCAGTTCTCCTTTCCTGCATGGATATTCAGGTCAGGAACGATTTTGAAAATGAAATGTTAAAGGACATCGAAAAACTGTTCAAACACCTTGACTTAATTCCTTACGCTCTTGTTTTTTCCGATTACGTCGGAAATATTACTTTCTGGAATCGTAACGCAACAAAACTTTTTGGTTATCGGAAAGACGAAATAATCGGGAGAAACATAACTGAAATAATGCCGAAACGTTATCGCAAGGCGCATGAAGGGTGGGATGAGCTTATCTCTATCGGTAAATCGCCTGTTGTAGGCAGGATAATCGAAGTTACCGGCCTGCGCAAAGATAACACCGAATTCCCGATTGAGCTGGCAATCACAACTACCAGGCACAAAGGTGACATTTTCCACGGGGCCATCATAAATGACATCTCACAGCGGAAAATGAAAGAGAAACTCACAAGCATTGCAAAGAACAAATACCGCATGATGTTTGAAAAATCACCTCTCGGTATTTTCCACTTTGACGAAAAAGGCATGATTACCCAGTGCAATGAGATTCTTGTAAAGATATTGGGAGTTCCTGAAGGACAGGTGATTTCCAGTGTCATAGGATTTAACATAATTGAGTCTTTCAGTGATGATAACGATATAAAGAAAGCTATTAAACAGGTACTTGCCGGCATTCCTGCCAGATATGAGGATGAGTTCCATTCCCCTTTCTCTGATAAGATCATTCCAATCAAAGCCGAGTTCAGTCCGGTGATATCCGATGAAGGTAAATTCATGGGTGGGGTCTGTGTCGTTGAGGATTTCACAGAACGCAAGGCTGCAGAGAAAGCGCTTAACCAGTATGCTGAGGATCTGGCAAAGGCAAATGAGGAATTGACGTCCCTCGATCGCATGAAAGATGAGTTCATATCCAACCTCAGGCATGAATTAAAGACGCCTCTAATCCCCATCAAGGGATATAGCGAGTTGATGTATGAAGGTGCCCTGGGTGAGCTGACCCAGAAGCAGAAAGATGCAGTCGAAAAGATGATGCTGAGCTCCGAAAGGCTGAAGAGGTTGATAGATTCCCTTCTCTATGTAAGTATAACCGAAGGTGGCAATGTGGAATACACCTTCGTGCCTTTAAGAATATGCGAGGTTATCGATTCTGCACTGCATGACCGCTCTCCTGAGATCACAAGTAAAGGCCACACCATAGAAAAGACAATTCCATGTGATGCTCCATTGGTTAATGGTGATCTGGATTATCTTGAAGAGGTTTTCGTTAATATAATCGATAATTCTGTAAAATTCATGCGTGACGGCGGAAAGATCAAGATCTCGGGCACGCTCCAGGACGATAAAAAGATCCGCATAGAGATAGCCGATGAGGGTATAGGCATTTCAAAAGAGGACCTGCCTAAAATATTCAACAGGTTCTATCAGGTTGACGGCTCGTCAACACGAAAATACGGTGGCAATGGCCTTGGTCTTTACATATGCAAAAAGATAATCGAAGCCCACAATGGGGATATATGGGCTGATAGCGAGGAAGGTTCAGGCACTACAATCCATGTTGTTCTGCCGGTAAAGTGA
- a CDS encoding helix-turn-helix domain-containing protein, with the protein MSTVDKIIHAVFESDEEFRDALSTTIKEDLDMNMAKFAEHAGVPASTLYKIMSGKREPNVKTLRQIIKTVKRLEGSEKGEFIAVIAARPVLDNISETKRKISGNLCTIREYSATSMEEAIIAAVRAEREGAKALVCAPIVSPTVEKILSIPVATIMPKNSLFEAIELVAKKIN; encoded by the coding sequence ATGAGTACAGTCGATAAGATAATACATGCTGTTTTTGAATCGGATGAAGAATTCAGAGATGCCCTTTCCACTACAATAAAGGAAGATCTGGACATGAATATGGCAAAATTTGCCGAGCATGCCGGTGTTCCTGCAAGCACTCTTTACAAGATCATGTCAGGAAAACGCGAACCTAATGTCAAAACATTGAGACAGATAATAAAGACAGTAAAAAGGCTGGAAGGTTCGGAAAAGGGAGAATTCATTGCAGTAATAGCTGCAAGGCCGGTTCTTGATAACATAAGTGAGACTAAAAGAAAGATATCCGGAAATTTATGCACAATCAGGGAGTATTCTGCAACTTCCATGGAAGAGGCTATCATTGCTGCTGTACGTGCCGAGAGGGAAGGAGCAAAAGCCCTTGTCTGCGCACCCATAGTCAGCCCTACAGTGGAAAAGATACTGAGTATACCCGTTGCAACTATTATGCCAAAGAACAGCCTCTTTGAAGCTATTGAACTTGTGGCAAAGAAAATAAATTAA
- a CDS encoding prenyltransferase/squalene oxidase repeat-containing protein, translating to MIFKSEASFNWLYSQDITKVKDLARVVQASYLWNENNDYMKRLVNLRTGDSWNDDLRDTSRAASVLAQSGTIFTETRDWILSKQKNGSWNEDVYDSTYALTALADLGIFNPKECRWLIENYGKKWEHPGTTALIITALLKQQKLENTGIYNEFIEEKAKWIISQRQENGSWKTPATSNLVIQSLMLAGHKNEVEESAEWLLSQISDNGSWGKEGGDINTTSLSLITLYEYMNSQ from the coding sequence ATGATTTTTAAGAGTGAAGCATCGTTCAACTGGCTTTATTCACAGGACATAACGAAAGTGAAAGACCTTGCACGTGTTGTACAGGCAAGTTATCTCTGGAATGAGAACAACGATTATATGAAGCGGCTTGTGAACCTGCGTACAGGAGATTCATGGAATGATGATCTGAGAGATACTTCACGTGCTGCATCGGTTCTTGCACAAAGCGGTACTATTTTTACTGAAACCAGAGACTGGATACTGTCAAAACAAAAAAATGGTTCATGGAATGAGGATGTCTATGACAGCACATATGCTCTTACAGCACTTGCAGACCTTGGAATCTTCAATCCGAAAGAATGCAGATGGCTTATTGAGAATTACGGAAAAAAGTGGGAACATCCCGGAACAACAGCTCTTATAATCACAGCCCTGCTCAAACAGCAGAAACTCGAAAATACAGGTATTTATAATGAGTTTATTGAAGAGAAAGCAAAATGGATAATCTCACAAAGACAGGAAAACGGTTCATGGAAAACACCTGCAACCAGCAACCTTGTTATTCAGTCACTAATGCTTGCAGGACACAAAAATGAAGTTGAAGAATCTGCGGAGTGGTTACTTAGTCAGATAAGTGATAACGGCTCATGGGGAAAAGAGGGGGGAGATATCAATACGACATCTTTGTCTCTGATTACTTTGTATGAATATATGAACAGCCAGTGA
- a CDS encoding ABC transporter ATP-binding protein — MGSVKVTNVSRKFTKDEDNSTLALDNVSLEVDDKDFVCFIGPSGCGKTTLLRIISGLDKPDGGEVYLDGSKIDSPGPDRGMVFQEYSLFPWKTVIDNIIFGPQMSGVKKKDAIVKGEMYLDLVGLQQFRDSYPYELSGGMKQRVAIARALANEPAVLLMDEPFGALDAQTRNVLQQELLEIWQKKNITILFVTHSVDEAVFLADKIVMMSARPGKIKEIIDVDLPRPRDRTSPEANQLRDHILKSLLKEQGH, encoded by the coding sequence ATGGGTAGTGTTAAAGTAACGAATGTATCCCGCAAGTTCACAAAGGATGAAGATAATTCAACGCTGGCGCTGGATAACGTGAGTCTTGAAGTGGATGACAAGGATTTTGTCTGCTTTATCGGTCCGTCCGGTTGTGGTAAAACAACACTATTAAGGATTATATCAGGTCTTGATAAGCCTGATGGCGGTGAGGTTTATCTGGATGGTTCCAAAATTGACTCTCCGGGCCCTGACAGAGGCATGGTTTTTCAGGAGTACTCGCTTTTCCCATGGAAAACTGTTATTGATAACATCATATTCGGTCCCCAGATGAGTGGCGTAAAAAAGAAAGATGCGATTGTGAAAGGGGAAATGTACCTGGATCTTGTTGGGCTCCAGCAATTCAGGGACAGTTATCCATACGAACTTTCAGGTGGCATGAAGCAGAGAGTTGCCATTGCAAGGGCACTTGCCAACGAGCCGGCGGTACTTTTAATGGACGAACCTTTTGGTGCACTGGATGCCCAGACACGTAATGTACTCCAGCAGGAATTGCTTGAAATATGGCAAAAAAAGAACATTACCATTCTTTTTGTCACACACAGTGTCGATGAGGCGGTTTTCCTTGCAGATAAAATAGTAATGATGAGTGCGCGTCCCGGAAAGATCAAAGAAATAATCGATGTGGACCTTCCAAGACCCAGGGACAGGACAAGTCCTGAAGCAAATCAGCTTCGTGATCATATATTGAAGTCTCTTTTGAAGGAGCAGGGGCATTGA
- a CDS encoding ABC transporter substrate-binding protein: MNHEKTIKLASTLFLVIALVLAVFVSGCTEDTADQEEDQADAITELTFGYQPSTHQIAYMTAKEKGWWLEDLEPYGIVSIDDNLFPTGAPEMQSMLAGEIDVAYVGAAPVIAALANGLDAKIVAAVQIQGSDLVLRTGLPYESPEDLRGLTIATFPAGTIQDTLLRNWLKENGIDPETDVDVKGMGPGDAMTAISAGQVDAVFLPHPSPTMIESEGTGRSVVSSGEMLQDHACCVVAVSGDLIRNHPDIVQQIVETHVRATEYNSENLGEAAQIFADDQDWDVELVNKSLTDWDGSWVADPNLIVNSTVDYAQVQYELGYISSSLSQDDIFDLSFYDALDQ; the protein is encoded by the coding sequence TTGAATCACGAAAAGACAATTAAATTAGCTTCTACTTTATTTCTTGTAATAGCACTTGTTCTCGCTGTATTCGTATCAGGGTGCACAGAGGACACAGCTGATCAGGAAGAAGATCAGGCAGATGCTATTACTGAACTTACCTTTGGTTATCAGCCAAGCACGCATCAGATAGCATATATGACTGCCAAAGAAAAAGGATGGTGGCTTGAAGACCTTGAACCCTACGGAATAGTATCCATTGACGACAATCTGTTCCCAACAGGTGCTCCTGAAATGCAGTCCATGCTTGCAGGTGAGATTGACGTGGCGTATGTAGGTGCAGCTCCTGTTATTGCTGCTCTTGCAAATGGTCTTGACGCAAAGATCGTAGCTGCAGTTCAGATACAGGGTTCGGATCTTGTACTCAGGACAGGTCTTCCATATGAAAGCCCGGAAGATCTCAGAGGACTTACGATAGCAACATTCCCTGCAGGAACTATTCAGGATACTCTGCTAAGAAACTGGCTTAAAGAGAATGGAATTGACCCTGAAACAGATGTTGATGTTAAGGGAATGGGTCCCGGGGACGCAATGACGGCTATATCAGCAGGTCAGGTTGATGCAGTATTCCTTCCTCATCCATCACCAACAATGATCGAAAGTGAAGGTACTGGCAGATCCGTGGTGTCATCAGGTGAAATGCTTCAGGACCATGCATGCTGTGTGGTTGCTGTAAGCGGTGACCTCATAAGAAACCATCCTGATATTGTACAGCAGATAGTTGAAACCCATGTGCGTGCAACGGAATACAATTCTGAGAACCTTGGGGAAGCAGCACAGATATTTGCTGATGATCAGGACTGGGATGTTGAACTGGTAAACAAGTCACTGACTGACTGGGATGGTTCCTGGGTAGCTGACCCTAATCTCATAGTCAACTCTACAGTGGATTATGCACAGGTTCAGTACGAACTTGGATACATAAGTTCATCTCTTTCGCAGGATGATATATTTGATCTGAGCTTCTATGATGCTCTGGATCAATAA
- a CDS encoding polymer-forming cytoskeletal protein → MSENPIKYHEDSNTYITRKNSFFEREINIDGNLIVGSGSNFWKDVNVKGVLELGKGTFVKGNVKADEAIVGARSEINGNIEVAGDLKIFDSVKIEGSAIAGDEMHVRPGSKIGFAKASRTMELVGKVSIKEIESGTKIIVRSE, encoded by the coding sequence ATGAGTGAAAATCCAATTAAATATCATGAGGACTCTAACACTTATATTACCCGAAAAAACAGCTTTTTTGAGAGAGAAATCAATATCGACGGGAACCTTATAGTCGGATCAGGTTCCAATTTCTGGAAAGATGTCAATGTAAAAGGGGTACTGGAACTTGGAAAAGGTACTTTTGTGAAAGGCAATGTCAAAGCTGATGAAGCTATTGTGGGCGCAAGATCAGAGATCAACGGAAATATTGAGGTCGCCGGCGATCTCAAAATATTTGATTCCGTGAAAATCGAAGGTTCAGCAATTGCCGGAGATGAAATGCATGTGCGCCCGGGATCAAAGATAGGATTTGCAAAAGCCAGCAGAACAATGGAACTTGTGGGAAAGGTCAGCATTAAAGAGATCGAGTCGGGAACTAAGATAATCGTGCGTTCAGAATAA